The sequence ACACCGTCTATCAATTAAAAAGACTCCAATGCACTAGTTTGATTTTCTTGACATTTACTCAGTTTCCAGCTACAGCAAAAAGCACGATTCACAGTGAGCTTACAAAAGCTTCAGAAAGGTATCAGTCAGGTGGCTGTATCTATATGTAACCGCTATAACTTCCTTCCAGGAGGCCGATCTGgcccctgagtttctccaggcaGTCAAATATTGTCTGAACAGCTATGCAACCAAAGAAGGACTATTGAAACTCATTGAAACGGAAGCTGGTGAGTTTGAGTTTTTCAGaggataataaaaataataataattattattattttttgaaaacTTTCTTTGTATTTTGAGCTCCAAGAGTATACAGGTTCCCAGTGTTTACTAAGGAGTTCTGCAGGGATCTGACAGAGGAGCTCGAGCATTTTGAACAGTCTGGAGCACCCAGGGGGAAACCAAATACCATGAACAACTATGgggcaagttttttttattcattattatgattattattacttagcttttgtggggaaaaaatatataatttgctGATCATTTTTCAGATCCTTTTGGATGAGTTGGGCTTTGATGAGGGCCTTATTAGCCACCTCCGTGAGCTCTACCTGAGTCCCATCACGTCCCTGCTCTATCCCGACTGCGGCGGGAAGCAGTTAGACAGCCACAAGGCATTCGTGGTGAAATACGCAATGCACGAGGACCTGGACCTCACCTATCACTACGACAACGCAGAAGTCACCCTGAACGTGTCGCTGGGGAAAGATTTTATCGATGGGAATTTGTACTTTGGAGACATGAGACAGGTGGGTGCCTGCGTGAATGGAATTattcaaaaaaatgtttttattcacagtCATATTGCAGTACCAGCCACAGAACCTCACTGTAAGAACACGATACATGCGAACCCGTGTCTAATGTGCAGGTGCCCCTGAGCGAAGCCGAGTGTGTGGAGGTGGAGCACCACGTGTCCCAGGGTGTCCTTCACAGGGGCCAGCAGATGCACGGGGCCCTGCCCATCTCCGCCGGCGTCCGATGGAACCTCATTGTGTGGATGCGGTCATCACAGGAGCGGAACAAAATGTGCCCCATGTGCAGCAAGAAGCCCACGCTGGTGGAGAGCCGGGGCTTTGCTGACGGCTTCACCGCAAGTGGCCAGGGTCAGAACGCATCTTGCATTTTAGAATAGGTCTctatgatttttgttttgtcaaaTAAAATAGGAACCATTTAACGGTTAAAACACGTTCAAGTGTACAAGATACTGAAAAACAATCTCTGGTTTCAAGAGGTTTTTCCCCTCAGAGGAGAGTTGacatattacaattattactgcATTTCTTTTGTCTATAACTTGCTCCCCATTATTGCACATTCGTTGATGGATACAGTAAACTTgtgtaataatattattttataaacacAGTGTCCAAATGTAATTGTTAATTACTATATCGTCACTTGAGGCCTTATAAACATCTCTTTCATCACATTGACATTGTAAAAACTCTAGAATTACAGTTCTTTTTGCTATTTTTCTATACCCAGCCACCATAAGCTATGTcctctttttaataaaactcatgatccggtccggcaggggttactcggatcggagtttcatgttcgtcctgtgtaatgttccctgattgttacacctgtgtatcattgtataaaactatcctgtttctgtctgttctgcgtcgggtcattgtctggtgatgttcccttgtcgtgtgtattatgtattaaacccctgtcctgtgacgttgtgcgtatggtccttcttcctcaccatgtccggaggcggggagtactgATGAATTTGTGCGACCGGACCttgatggcctacgaaagctaccgtggagtcaaggagaccggtcgcgcagttcaggtgctcccagcGTTAACCGAGATGAGAAGAGCGGCGGACATCCCAGCTGGGCGAGccagagactgaccggagtgacgggcgcctgcggacggcggacaggatgcccgtcccccacggacgagccgtgcttgaAGCCGCCGATGCAGGACGCCACTCATCcctatggacttcctcccccctttcatggagcATTTTTTGGCACGCCCAGAGGtcgtgcctttgagggggggtaatgtcatgatccggtccggtaggggttactccggatccatagttcggaccagagtttcatgtttgtcctgtgtaatgttccctgattgtgatCACCTGTgtttcattgtataaaactatcctgttcatgtctgttcgtcatcaggtcattgtctggtgatgttcccttgtcgtgtgtactatgtattaaacccctgtcctgtgacgtcgtgagtatgtgtcctccttcctcgccatgttcAGCCATCgtgatatatacactagattcAGCCTCTCATCAGGCATAAATACTGCAGTCATATTTGGAcagggttccaagctcattcaaccacGCTCACACTTCTCTGATGGTGCAAGCAAAGACGTGGGACTTTTTGTAATAACGAAGGATCAAGACATAACATTTCAcaagtaagattttattttatcttgtaTATATTGAATttttgtgtttgacaaataacgttattcatgttacagatcAGAGCAACTGTCTTCCCACCCTTATCCCATAGGAAAGGTgtactgacacctgtatattttgcagttcttgacaaatctataaaaaaacatgcctctgtgtatggacctgccctctctctctctctctctctctctctccctctctctctctctcaaagtcaaagtcaactttattgtcaattctgccacatgtacaggacatacagagaattgaaattgcgttactctcagacctatggtgcatacaagtaacataaaaaaaatatatatatatatatattcccccccccaaataaaCAGGTacattgtttacgtggtttgcactctccaccatgtgcccttacttgtatattgtgtttttaaattttatatattatgcttatttttatacctttgtatttaatgttattgttgtatttaatgttactgtttgtattttaatgttacttgtatgcaccataGGTCTGAGAGtaatgcaatttcaattctctgtatgtcctgtacatggggcagaattgacaataaagttgactttgactttgaaattgatgttcatctttcatattaaatataaaaaagtattttccttgtccgaaaaatgtattgtgtacagtttATTGTCTGTAGTTCTccacaaatctatacaaattttgttgctttggataaaagtgtaaatataaatgtacgaGTGGTAATGCTACTGGACTTAACATGAAAATTGCTGGGGTGTTTCAGCTAACATTACTGGcctttattatattaataaaggttatattttcaaaaaacgCTTCTCTATCAATTTATTCATGGCTCGGTCGcaaatacatgtctgacatttgaaacaaacaaatgtaaaatgtttatggTGCTTTAATCCTGTATTCCACCTTGGCCCTGATAGACGTTCATTCATTTATGTTACCCACGttcatgggtaacacactcgcctatgaaccagaagacccaggttcaaatcccacttactaccattgtgtccctgagcaagacacttaaccataagttgctccagggggactgtccctgtaactactgattgttagttgctctggataagggcgtctgataaatgctgtaaatctctCAAGATGGCAGCTCTACTGACACATTCGTTCCCATAGATGCCCGTATTcaatgcgacatctagtgtatatatctatgcaGGCAAAAGCATCCATAAAACGTGTCATAATGTACATGCATGACTACTTCTTGTTACTGACAGAATCAAATATCAGTAAAGAATACATAACAGATATTACAGAATAATCATAAACAGTTCGTCTGAGACTCGGTTCAGCTTGTTCCCATGTTgacacaaattcacacaaaagCCTAGTCTTTTCAACTATAATTCAGCATTTGTAAAAATCTCTAAAAGTCCATCAATCTAAAAAGTCCAAACAacaatgtgactttttttttttttttttgaagctaTTTTTTGGTTGTTTCTTTAACCCCGGTTCAATCTCAACACCAAAgagccaaaaataaaaacagcacaaaagcCCCCCACAACTCATAGCAACAATTGTCAAAGAGATGCTTGAGGAGAAAGGAAAGTCGGAAGTTTAGATTCACTTTACATAAAGCCCATTATGTAGAGATCTGAACATCGCAAAAAacaaattatacacacacactacactgttattaaaatatatatctcTTCCACCACAAATATAAGgtcatatatatgtatagtacACAGTAAACAGAAgtgcctttttttattacagatttCAGAAAACTGAAACTGGTCTTATCTGCAGCATTACGATGATTTCTCATTGGAACTGTAGACAATATGAAGTAGGCCTACAGGCTTACTGAACACAATCCTGGCGTGTTTTATTAAAGCACAACTGTCCTATGTGCCCAGCGTGGCTGGAGCTCATGTGCTGGAGGAGTGGGAGCAGAGAAGATGATCGTGTTTGTTCCTCCCGGAGTGACTGTGGGGGTGTACAGAGCTCTCCCCGTGTGCCCGAAGTGTCCAAGTCCACTGTAGCCGAGGTGAGGCTTCACTACAACGTCGTCTCACTGCTCATGTCCCTGTGCCGGGGGTCAGTGTCCGTGTCCTCGTAGTCCGATTCCATCTCTATCTTGACCTGGGGCACGGGGCAGGCCATCCCACGGGTCAGCGGCCCCGCCGGGGAAGACGGACATGAGATCTTCAAGTGCAGGGTGATGCTGAGGAACGGCAGGTTCCGGTTatccaaaaacaaaatgtacGGAGCTCTATACACAACAGCATGTTTAAGCCAAAGCCCGTCCACTAAAAAGCAATGCAGACGTGAACCTGAGCAGCTCCCATTTCACTCCACCATGCGGAAAGCAGCATAAAGTACATCTGAGAGATTTGATAGGAATTCCCAGTGACTTTATTCAAAATGGACAGCAGTACAGGAGGGGAAGGCTGAGCACTCAGGAGCAAATAAGAACACGTTTGAAAAGTCACATTCACTTAGACAGGGTTGAGAAAAGAAACAACCAAAAAGTGCATTAATCTACTGATCATCAAAGAATGTCTGAACCCCACTACCGTGCCATGTTGCTAGGACAACTGAACCAGTTCAGGGATGTGTAGATCTCATACCCagatatttgtatatttgtgtgtgcggATATTCAGGGAAATTGGGTCAATCAATTAGCCTTTTTTTCcaatttgtttcatttgcaaATAGGCACTTTTTTCTGGATAAGCTTTGTGTGAAAATGTATCAACAGACAACAACACAATGACAAAGACACATATGATTCAATGAAAACAATGCAAACAGTACATTTTGGTGATTTAAGGAGGTCTATCTGCATTGCTTTTAAGTGGATGGTGAGCAAAGCTCTGTGCACTAAACGTGTGACATTGAAAAGTGAGTAAAAATTGAGCACACTTCTATATCTAGGCAAAAACAACGACcacatttttaacatgcagGCAGCTCCATGTTGTGCTTCATACGGGTTTGTGTCATTGCTCTGCCACAAATGCAACGACAAGCGTGTCACGGGAAATCATTGTGACCTAAAAACATGAAGCCGCACTTCATGCCGGGTCTATTGTGCGTGGGAATGAACATTGGAAGGCTGGTGGGCACGTCAATAACTGCCAGGCTTACAATGTGCCGCCCATTCTGTGCTGGAGTCGGGGGGTTGCATGAGGTCACGGTAGGGCACGTGCAGTTTGAGCACACAGTACCTGCGGTCCATGTCCACCTCTGTTTGAGCGCAGTTAGAGTAAGGATGGTACTTCTCATGCATCACCTCCAAAAAAAGATAACAAGTTGAACAAGTTGAAAACTACAGTCATTAAcggccagcaggtggcagtagCAGCACGTCAAACGGttaattatttttccattttccattttccattttccattttccatatgtgtgtgtttgttttgcatgCATGATATAAGTGCCCATACTCATTGGTTTTTTTAAGAGTTTAAACCGATAAGAGTTTAAATAACGCAGCCTCACTtaagacacacaaacaaccCTGAGCCACCATTCCAAAGCTACCCCTACCTCGTCCTCACTGTCATCCACCACCTTGCACTTTTTCTtggttttcttcttcttttcgtcgtcttttgtcttcttctccttctctggTAAGAGGTCATCCAGCCAGGCTAGGTCGTGTTGTGAGAACACCATGTCCAGCATCTTGCGAACCACCATGAGGCCGAGAATCTGAGAACCAGAGAGATGTTTCCTTTGTTAGGTTATATAAGACACAAGCAAAGCACCTCGGGAGATTTGAGCAGGACGTCAGCTCACATTACAGTTCTTGCAAAAAATCAAGAAATATGTAGGGGAAAGGGAGAATTTGTTTTTCTTGTAACAGGCTAAGATGTGAAAGGCACAAACTCACACCAAATGCTTTATTGCAGTTTAACACTTGAAACCCTTCTAAAAAATCAGCAATACATTTTGTGCAGCTTTTGGCCGAGTTTATCAACCACTTTATAATAAATGTCATAATGAGTCAATACTGTcgatatttattacaaataaataaacaaattaccATGACAGGAAAGATGATGGCCAGAAAGGTGGACTTGAGGACCCAGAGCACGACCAAGCACATGATCTGAACGAGGGTGAATAGGTGCACCCGTCTCAAAGGCACATGGCGCAGGTAGGCGAAGTCTGGCTGGTGCTTGGACGGCATCATGTACAGTTTAATCCTGTCCCAAAACTACAGAGAGGAATCAGCAGGCAAACCTTTTAATTTCAGGGGTGCCAGTTTGAGTGAAGTGTTCTAATCAGGTAGTGCCTTCTTTGCAGACTCCGATGTGTGAGCCTTGGCAGCCATGCGTCATTTGAGCATAATATAAAAGCACAAGGAAAAGATCATCTGAATTGTACCTACAACTCCTTCACTGACCGTCTACATTTTTTCATTCGGGACTGTCTCTGACTCGGATGGATTTCGCATCGGTCTCATAGGTCAGACAGCTgcattaattatgttaatttattttaaggCATATTTACTGCTTACATAAGTATATGTCAGGactcaagtgaaagtgattgtattgtgatacactgcagcacagcacatggtgacacaatgaaatgtgtcctctgcttttaaacatcacccttagtgggcagtgggcagccatgacaggcacccggggagcagtgtgtggggacaatacattgctcaagtggacctcagtggcacctcggtggttcgggatttgaacccacaaccttctgattacgagtctgcttaCTTCACCATATCCTCTATTGCCTAAACCGCCCCTCAACTGAAGTTAGACTCCATGTAAATATGGTCTTCTTTATGCTAaattgtgtttatatttttgtgCTTCATATTTGGTCTCTATATTGTAAATGCTGGAggcatctcatctcatctctctgtATACCAATAGAATAGTTgtaataaagtttactttgaaTCTGActaaattaatcacaattaattcgTTTATTTTGACAGCCCTGGTGTATTTATTTGCTTACATATTCAGTTTTTAATCAACCTTTCTTATTTCTCATGAAGTCATGCATAGTTGAGCACTAACCTTGCACACAAGCATGTACATTCACAACCTTTAACAAATAAACTGGAGTGACAAACTGCAGCCACCTGTGTTGCtgaatgatataaaaaaaaaaaacaagattttcatTAGGAAGATGGTGATTGTGGCCAAATGATCCATGATGAGCAACCAACAGCGAGCACCTGGCCACAAAATTGGTAATAGTGCTTTTTCTTTAATGCCCAGAAGAATGCATCTTACTACCACAGCTGGAGAATGCTGCAGCGTCAAATGTCCTTCTGCCCCTCAAAGAGGTTCAGAAAGCAGCTTAATTCCAATCATAGTCAGCCATGAATTAGCCATGAATTAGCCATAACATCTGCCATAAGCTGTAAACTAAATGTGAGATCAAAAGTGGCTCATGCATCATGTGATTGTTCCTTACATTCTTTTATGTAGTTATGTCCTGCCCCCACATGTGACTGAGGTGCCTGGCCACGCCTGTGAACTTTTgaccctgattgtgttcacctgcaCTTAGTCTTGTTTCACTGATAACCCTAAATATGGCCAATGTACCAAGATATTTCCCTGTATTAGCCTGCCTCACAAAATAAACGTGACATAAACATGAAACATGATTTAAACCTGATTACCTGGATTCCGCTTAGAGATGCTACACCCATGTACAGAAACACGCCATACAGCACCGGCATGGGTATGAACTGCAAACAAGGGAAAACCAAATTAGGCACAAACAATTTCTAAACTCATATTCGTCTGGCATCTCACTTTTATCTAGAGTTTATTTGTAGTGAACACCAATATATGAGGGTCAGAAACAGTCCTTCTTTCAGGGACTCCCTGAAACACCTTCATCCTCCTTAATCTATAATTGCACATTCACCTTCTAATCTAGTGTAAGACAATGTCCTTATATCAAAAATAAACCACAATTACTAATATGTTATGTCCTGTTACATGCTAGGATGATGGACATATTCATTGAGCACTAAGCCATTGTCATGATTCTTAATGCTAGTTGTAATCAAACCCAAATGCAAGAACTCACCTGAAGGATCGGAGCCAAAAAGATCGATACTCCCGTCAGGACAAAAACGAGTATTCCAGTCAGCCTCTGCTCCCTTTATATGAGATAACATTACAATGAGGGTTGGTTTTGAAGCCTTCATGTTCTTAACATGTGCATTCACCCCAGGCTGCTGTTTCTTCTTGGCTCACCTCACCCCCAGGAACTGCGGCTGCTCTCCCGGGGCGCTGGACTCACTCTCCATCTTCAGGGAGTCTATGTGGGCAATGGAGATGACTGTAGCAGCTACATACCAGGGCAACCCCATGAAGGAACATACCGCCATGAGAACGCCCACCCACAGCAGGTCCAAGTGATAGCCACAGCCTTTCTGCCAGGGAAAATAcgtcaaataaaaatgatatgggggaaataaaaacggcaaaaaaaaactgttgtgcAGGTCGAGCAGAGTTACCTTTAATTTGTTCTCTTTTCGGTTAACTATGACTGCACTGATTTGTTGGTCCATGAAAATAAGGATGGTGACAAGAAGTGCTGGAACAAAGCTGGCCAAGTACACCCACCATGGATTCTTCCCAAACGGGAGTACAACCCAGCCTCGATCTGAACGGGTTGGCTGTAAGAGCAAATTCGGAGGAGGGAAAATACATAGACAAAAGGTCATCAGGCACACAGGCCACGTCTCTGGCTTTATAagtcaaaaagaacaaaattgcGTCTTATAATAATTTCCCTCTGACCTTGAATTCTGTTGGCACTATGAGTTTGGGAGTTTTCAGCCCCATAAACATATCCAGGCCCACAAATGTCATTATTGACATGAAAATGGAGAAGTCACTGATGAGTTTCCGAAGCTGTACAATGAACAGATGAGTGGAAAAAGACAATATGATCAATTGCATATATTATGGACAATATCATACAATCCAGACAATCTTGACTGGTTTATAGGAAACATGGTATGAAAAGAGGTTAGATACTTCAGCTGATACAGGTTGTAACAAACATCAGGAGACAAACTGGGAAAACCACAGCtgaacaaaaaaaggagaaaaatccaaaacaggGGTTGCTTGATGGGGTTTAGCTGCTGGAAAAGGATAAGAAATGGCATTAAGTGCAGTGCTATGTGCTGAGCACAGGACTTGTTTGGTACTTTAAGATCAAAGGCCTCCTAAGGATGATTTTATGATGTCTGAATATTATCAGGCTCctctttcttattttatttattaggtGAATCCTAAGGACATAATTAATCCTACAATAGTGAACAAGGCCCATAGCATAGCATAGTTAAATATCATCAGTTAAAAGGTGCCCCAAATTTAAAAATGACGGgataaaaaatgaaaggatTAGCATGGTAAATAAGATTCTTTGACTTTGACTGTTTAACAATAGTGTCTACATTATGTTTCAAATAATATAATCAAATAATTATCAATAATTAatggtgaagatgatgatgatttttatAAAGATTTATGGTACATGGAAGAACCGGCTGCCTAAACTGTATATTTTTAACCTCGCACCTTTGTGGGGAAGTAACGGCTGAACTTGAACTTCTTCAGTGACACCGTCATGGAGTAAGTCCCAAAAAATAGGATGAAGGACATCAGGGCCAGGTCAGGAACATACTTGCAGGACTTGCCCACGAGAGAGCCGCCGTACTTCACACACTCCTTCTTACTGAGCTGGGTCCAGTCCAGAGCTGTGATATTCAACTAGGAGATGAAAATGAGTGAGACAGAGAGCATTGCATGGACGGATAGATGGACTGATGAGGATGGGGAGAGGTTTGGATTTattgtgtgagagacagagctCAAACTATAAAAAGCAGAGAGTGAAGGAAATACCATAGACGtacagaaatattgcaaaagcGGAAGAATATAATACTTTTTATTTCCCAGTGCCACATCTCTCTAAACCGGAGTTAGAAGTTATTTATTTACTACGGCTGCAAAGTTTCATTTCTGAAATACGCTTCGTCTGTAGTCTCTAAGCtctccttactgctctttcttttatggctctttctctctttctttaaacattgtaaaaaactgtaactcatttgcacaccttcaccctaccagttacacatattttatgttaaagacgtaaaagtgtaatacttggttatgtttgcaatatttgcatattcgttcattgtttacttgcaacatttgcaacactgtggtctgtagcagttgcagaaagcatttcactgcatatcataccgtgtatgactgtgtatgtgacaaataaaatttgaatttgaatttgaatttgaatttgaatgaatcAGTCCAACTCAAATATAtgagaagggtggtagtagcctagtgggtaacacctatGAACccattcaaatcccacttactaccattgtgtccctgagcaagacacttaaccctaagttgctccagggagactgtccctgtaaatactgattgtaagtcactctggataagggcgtctgataaattctgtaaatgtaaatgagtaagGAGGAACCGACCGCTTACCCCAAACAGAGCAGAAGAGTTGTCTGGCACAGGCACTACAACATCAAAGGTCATTACAGCCACTGGGGAAACATTAGGCAGGACGTTAATGCAACAATAATAAATCCTTTGGCAATTCTGCTGAAACATTAGAGTAGCATTTCTGTGAACAAGTGCTCTACAACTGATGGTGAGAAGGTTAAGATGATGTTCACTCACATCAGACAGCAGCCAGATTGGGTATGTGCAGCGGAAACAAACAGGATACAAATCAGTTTAAAAAGTCAGGCACTGTTTCAAGCTGATTTTAGGAAGAAATACTAGTATTAAACTGGTAACTGTATGACAAAGTCAGAAACAAGAATGATAAAACAGCTAAATAAATTCAAAGGATGATCATTAATGTAATGATGTAAtgtacacaatatacacaatgCAGTATTACAATGTAAACAAAGGCCGCTCTCAAgtttgataaaatattaataactttaaaaaatatttgataaaGTTTGATCAAATATCCCTGTACCAAGAATGAACTCACTTGGCTCTGGGGCCATGCACTCGCATTTGTAGGCAGTAATGTAATCGGGCTTGAAGTCAGTGTTTATGGGGTAATACTTGAAGGCTCCAATCATCTTCTTGATTGCGTctgagatgaagatgaaggagaTGAGGCTGGAGAAGCCTTCTTCAGTAAAGCGTGTCATGTACTTGATGATGTAGCTGGCATCGGTGGCAACCAGAAAGAAGCACTGAATGCAAGAATGGAGTCCAATCCACAGACGCAGCTCCATGTAGTCAATCCCGTTGGATCTGGAATAAAATACCAGGGCATGGAATTTGGTTAGTTGACCATGGTTACCAGAGCTGACATAACACTGGCATAGTGGGCtgacactgtgtgctgcacTAGCCCAAAGTTGGGATGGCTGGTTCTCAGTTGCTCCTTGTTTGCCCCTTTTAGGGGTGCAGAATGGGTTTTGCCCCTTTTAGGGGTGCAGAGGCTTCAGGGCTGAAATACGGAGGGCCGAGGAGGCTGGAGCAGCTTCTTGCTGTTGGGGAGGACAGAGCGGGTGCTCCATGTAAACCTCTCCCCAAGACACGGAAGAGAGGGCTGACAAAGTGTCTGCCTGTGCTTCACCATCATCAAGAGCTGCCTGCTCCACCGGCACCGTGACAGTTTTGGGTTACCAGGACTCTTTTCATTTGTGTTGTATTTCGATGTCCCTGTCGGTTCTTGAACGTAATGGAAACACTGCTAAGTTGCGTTATGTTTCGTTTGTGTCCTGTGTAGACGTTCTcggccatgtttttttttttttacttgttttccAGGGCAATTTCCACGACCTGAGAGCACCTAAGCTAAAAATGTCTCCTTGTGGGTCCTAACTTGCAAGGTTCAGATGAGTGAGGTCATTTTGGCCATCTTTTTAGCCTATAATGGACTCTAAAAAGCCCCACAGTATTAAACAGAATAGTCACAGGATGAAGAgactacattttacatgtttaataTAAGTACATTGATTGCTCAAAGTATATGTACCAATCAATAAATGAATATTGGATGGCATCCCTGTTTACCATTAAATTAGCTTGATGACACTTTTCGTCCAGGGAAAATTTGTTTGTAGTGCCAGATATGAAGGACGTAGTACTCACTTGCTGAATTCAAAGAGCAGTTTTTCAAAGATGAGGATGGGTCCAGTCGAGCTGAGGATGATAAGTGGCTGACCACTAAACAAGCAGAAAACAGTCCCAGCCAA comes from Denticeps clupeoides chromosome 11, fDenClu1.1, whole genome shotgun sequence and encodes:
- the ogfod2 gene encoding 2-oxoglutarate and iron-dependent oxygenase domain-containing protein 2 isoform X5, whose product is MRAEVHRRRSLSVDSAERTAAIREQYKPLHSHVYKLQEADLAPEFLQAVKYCLNSYATKEGLLKLIETEAAPRVYRFPVFTKEFCRDLTEELEHFEQSGAPRGKPNTMNNYGILLDELGFDEGLISHLRELYLSPITSLLYPDCGGKQLDSHKAFVVKYAMHEDLDLTYHYDNAEVTLNVSLGKDFIDGNLYFGDMRQVPLSEAECVEVEHHVSQGVLHRGQQMHGALPISAGVRWNLIVWMRSSQERNKMCPMCSKKPTLVESRGFADGFTASGQGQNASCILE
- the ogfod2 gene encoding 2-oxoglutarate and iron-dependent oxygenase domain-containing protein 2 isoform X2, yielding MQLHFIDADVSLPTTSLSRITIFTCVLRRSDNFEQNTRNCRALQMRAEVHRRRSLSVDSAERTAAIREQYKPLHSHVYKLQEADLAPEFLQAVKYCLNSYATKEGLLKLIETEAAPRVYRFPVFTKEFCRDLTEELEHFEQSGAPRGKPNTMNNYGILLDELGFDEGLISHLRELYLSPITSLLYPDCGGKQLDSHKAFVVKYAMHEDLDLTYHYDNAEVTLNVSLGKDFIDGNLYFGDMRQVPLSEAECVEVEHHVSQGVLHRGQQMHGALPISAGVRWNLIVWMRSSQERNKMCPMCSKKPTLVESRGFADGFTASGQGQNASCILE
- the ogfod2 gene encoding 2-oxoglutarate and iron-dependent oxygenase domain-containing protein 2 isoform X1, which produces MCDAAAFYRCRCIFTDNIFIKDYNLHVRFTSERQFRAEYQKVLRSLGCTTDAQLDAVFEGMRAEVHRRRSLSVDSAERTAAIREQYKPLHSHVYKLQEADLAPEFLQAVKYCLNSYATKEGLLKLIETEAAPRVYRFPVFTKEFCRDLTEELEHFEQSGAPRGKPNTMNNYGILLDELGFDEGLISHLRELYLSPITSLLYPDCGGKQLDSHKAFVVKYAMHEDLDLTYHYDNAEVTLNVSLGKDFIDGNLYFGDMRQVPLSEAECVEVEHHVSQGVLHRGQQMHGALPISAGVRWNLIVWMRSSQERNKMCPMCSKKPTLVESRGFADGFTASGQGQNASCILE
- the ogfod2 gene encoding 2-oxoglutarate and iron-dependent oxygenase domain-containing protein 2 isoform X4 gives rise to the protein MQSLKVYVYEFDFIPPAYFCNLWSCRALQMRAEVHRRRSLSVDSAERTAAIREQYKPLHSHVYKLQEADLAPEFLQAVKYCLNSYATKEGLLKLIETEAAPRVYRFPVFTKEFCRDLTEELEHFEQSGAPRGKPNTMNNYGILLDELGFDEGLISHLRELYLSPITSLLYPDCGGKQLDSHKAFVVKYAMHEDLDLTYHYDNAEVTLNVSLGKDFIDGNLYFGDMRQVPLSEAECVEVEHHVSQGVLHRGQQMHGALPISAGVRWNLIVWMRSSQERNKMCPMCSKKPTLVESRGFADGFTASGQGQNASCILE
- the ogfod2 gene encoding 2-oxoglutarate and iron-dependent oxygenase domain-containing protein 2 isoform X3, translated to MCDAAAFYRCRCIFTDNIFIKDYNLHVRFTSERQFRAEYQKMRAEVHRRRSLSVDSAERTAAIREQYKPLHSHVYKLQEADLAPEFLQAVKYCLNSYATKEGLLKLIETEAAPRVYRFPVFTKEFCRDLTEELEHFEQSGAPRGKPNTMNNYGILLDELGFDEGLISHLRELYLSPITSLLYPDCGGKQLDSHKAFVVKYAMHEDLDLTYHYDNAEVTLNVSLGKDFIDGNLYFGDMRQVPLSEAECVEVEHHVSQGVLHRGQQMHGALPISAGVRWNLIVWMRSSQERNKMCPMCSKKPTLVESRGFADGFTASGQGQNASCILE